The Halogranum gelatinilyticum genome includes a window with the following:
- a CDS encoding MFS transporter: protein MTLRDRLVVTVAAATRFGSGILMGTALGFYIGDGGGSDLAAALVYTAYFAGMMLFAPFWGAVADVTGRRRAVLVATGVGATLAVLPLVAVEATWAFVGLRGLYAAFAAAFPPVMLTVVSASGGDSGRGRAVGFFNSARAVGFTGGQLTAGALLGLFVPDSLFLVIAGVSLVSTIAVVFLTDNAPKPDADPTVAEVASEVRERLFPAVGDRAHLETNGLKWLYVALALRNMTVLGVMSLMPVYLPQSLGLSAFLMGVVLALNPGGQAVFMLLFGRVADVTGRKRLITLGMAGSALFALVAAAATLPASPTVRFAVAVVAFLLIAASFSAMTTGALAFIGDVAPADRESELMGLRTTAKGVGGVLGPVLVGGLALVVSKEVAFVVGAVPGLVATAIVAATLVESYGARAGVPFLGD from the coding sequence GTGACCCTTCGCGACCGCCTCGTCGTCACCGTCGCCGCCGCCACCCGCTTCGGCAGCGGCATCCTGATGGGGACGGCACTCGGCTTCTACATCGGTGACGGCGGCGGCTCGGACCTCGCTGCCGCGCTCGTCTACACCGCGTACTTCGCGGGCATGATGCTCTTTGCCCCCTTCTGGGGGGCCGTCGCCGACGTGACCGGCCGCCGCCGGGCCGTCCTCGTCGCGACCGGCGTCGGCGCGACGCTGGCCGTCCTCCCGCTCGTCGCCGTCGAGGCGACGTGGGCGTTCGTCGGCCTCCGGGGGCTGTACGCCGCCTTTGCCGCCGCGTTCCCGCCCGTGATGCTCACCGTCGTCAGCGCGAGCGGCGGCGACTCTGGCCGTGGCCGTGCGGTCGGCTTCTTCAACAGTGCTCGCGCGGTCGGCTTCACCGGCGGCCAGCTCACCGCGGGCGCGCTGCTCGGACTCTTCGTTCCGGATTCGCTGTTTCTCGTCATCGCCGGTGTGAGTCTCGTCTCCACTATCGCTGTCGTTTTCCTCACTGACAACGCCCCCAAACCGGACGCCGACCCGACCGTGGCCGAAGTCGCCAGCGAGGTCAGAGAGCGGCTCTTCCCCGCCGTCGGCGACCGCGCCCATCTGGAGACAAATGGACTCAAATGGCTCTACGTCGCGCTCGCGCTCCGGAACATGACCGTCCTCGGCGTGATGTCGCTGATGCCGGTCTACCTCCCGCAGTCGCTCGGTCTCTCGGCGTTCCTGATGGGTGTCGTCCTCGCGCTCAACCCCGGCGGACAGGCCGTCTTCATGCTCCTCTTCGGCCGTGTCGCCGACGTCACGGGACGCAAACGGCTCATCACGCTCGGGATGGCCGGGAGCGCGCTGTTCGCGCTGGTGGCCGCGGCGGCGACACTCCCGGCGTCGCCGACCGTGCGGTTCGCCGTCGCCGTCGTCGCCTTCCTGCTCATCGCCGCGTCGTTCTCGGCGATGACGACCGGCGCGCTGGCGTTCATCGGCGACGTCGCGCCCGCCGACCGCGAGTCCGAACTGATGGGGCTGCGGACGACGGCGAAGGGCGTCGGCGGCGTCCTCGGCCCGGTGCTCGTCGGCGGTCTCGCGCTCGTCGTCTCGAAGGAGGTCGCGTTCGTCGTCGGCGCGGTGCCCGGTCTCGTCGCGACGGCCATCGTCGCCGCCACGCTCGTCGAG